A single window of Nostoc sp. C052 DNA harbors:
- a CDS encoding alpha-ketoglutarate-dependent dioxygenase AlkB has product MQQLTLFSESTPVLPITYYPDFLSLELANELYQHCLKLEWQQNQIRIAGKTMPVPRLECIYGDAGCDYLYSNSVFLKPLTWTDNLANLRDRITALTGYKFRIVIGNQYRTRTDSIGWHSDNEPSMGLNPAIASVSLGSCRKFQIKPRNGRPTDFWLEHGSLLVMHPGCQSTHLHQVPKTNKVVSTRINLTFRPHTGGGRSF; this is encoded by the coding sequence ATGCAACAACTCACACTCTTCTCTGAATCAACCCCAGTTTTACCCATTACTTACTATCCCGATTTCTTAAGCCTTGAACTTGCAAACGAACTTTACCAACACTGCTTGAAACTGGAGTGGCAGCAAAATCAAATCAGAATTGCGGGTAAAACAATGCCCGTTCCTCGCCTCGAATGTATTTATGGTGATGCCGGATGTGATTACCTTTACTCCAACAGCGTATTTTTAAAACCCCTGACTTGGACAGACAATCTGGCTAACTTGCGCGATCGGATCACTGCACTTACTGGTTACAAATTCCGCATCGTTATCGGCAACCAATACCGCACGAGGACTGATTCTATCGGCTGGCATTCTGACAACGAACCATCGATGGGACTTAACCCGGCGATTGCATCAGTCAGTTTGGGGTCATGTCGAAAATTCCAAATTAAACCGAGAAATGGCAGACCTACTGATTTTTGGTTGGAACACGGCAGTTTGCTTGTGATGCACCCAGGCTGTCAGTCTACGCATCTGCATCAGGTTCCTAAGACCAACAAAGTGGTTAGCACCCGAATCAATCTCACCTTCCGACCACATACCGGAGGTGGGAGATCATTCTGA
- a CDS encoding DUF1392 domain-containing protein, giving the protein MIDHINALQTSWYLSPPWRGTIPPVAVNLLERVFLRTTRTFGYCCGMQWKHECWIYSIDCGKEILHATQNQIIATGELETLTVQKPAFVLGERVILCSHDKGTKQRLILGIALVHKSWFYLVELMSPTLIKTPTISNRFSLVGEKSLVRVNV; this is encoded by the coding sequence ATGATTGACCATATTAATGCACTTCAAACAAGTTGGTATCTCTCTCCACCTTGGCGTGGAACAATTCCACCTGTTGCAGTTAATTTACTGGAGAGAGTTTTCTTGCGAACCACGAGAACATTTGGTTACTGCTGCGGTATGCAATGGAAACACGAATGTTGGATTTATTCAATTGATTGCGGAAAAGAAATCCTCCATGCTACACAAAACCAAATCATCGCAACTGGAGAATTAGAAACTCTCACCGTGCAAAAACCCGCTTTCGTTCTGGGCGAAAGAGTGATCCTCTGCTCTCACGATAAGGGAACAAAACAACGGCTGATTCTGGGGATTGCACTGGTGCATAAATCTTGGTTTTACCTTGTTGAATTGATGTCGCCAACGTTAATTAAGACACCAACTATATCTAATCGTTTCTCATTAGTTGGTGAAAAAAGTTTAGTGCGAGTGAATGTTTAA
- a CDS encoding helix-turn-helix domain-containing protein, translating into MSIKWTDEELAIIEAKAEVYTVKQIASILKRRGYQRTPVAIYLKLNNLGYSARPTLDNYSCQEIAQVLQLNFSTVTRWVKRGWLKATRRSARHYQIRRWHLKQFFDNPPQSIKKRIAALDVEAINYLLGKQA; encoded by the coding sequence ATGAGTATCAAATGGACTGATGAAGAACTTGCAATTATTGAGGCGAAAGCTGAAGTCTATACAGTCAAACAAATAGCTTCAATCCTAAAAAGGCGAGGATATCAACGCACACCAGTTGCAATTTACCTGAAGTTAAACAACTTAGGTTATTCAGCCCGTCCCACGCTTGATAACTATTCTTGTCAAGAAATTGCTCAAGTTCTTCAATTGAATTTCTCAACTGTAACTAGATGGGTAAAAAGAGGATGGCTCAAAGCTACAAGACGCTCTGCCAGACATTATCAAATTCGGAGATGGCATCTAAAACAGTTTTTTGATAACCCACCACAATCAATTAAAAAACGTATTGCTGCTCTTGATGTTGAAGCGATTAATTACCTATTAGGGAAACAAGCATGA
- a CDS encoding DNA-binding transcriptional regulator: MKGLREKAGLRTVDVASRLGIAESTVRNWDIGRHTPRLPIEDIPKFLEVYQCTLEEVIEAAKESKRKFDASIANET, encoded by the coding sequence ATGAAGGGGTTAAGAGAAAAAGCAGGGTTAAGAACAGTAGATGTGGCATCAAGGTTAGGAATTGCTGAGTCAACTGTCCGTAACTGGGATATTGGGCGGCACACTCCCAGGCTGCCAATTGAAGACATACCCAAATTTTTGGAAGTTTACCAATGCACTCTTGAAGAAGTTATTGAGGCTGCAAAAGAAAGCAAAAGGAAATTTGATGCTTCCATAGCTAATGAGACTTGA